Proteins from a genomic interval of Nitrosomonas sp.:
- a CDS encoding peroxiredoxin gives MVIESIPDFEVTSTSEKLFRLLSEVSKNKYLVLFFYPKDDTPGCTNECQQFRDSYADFRQLGCEIVGVSRDSLKSHIKFKQKYNLPFELLSDPDETVCQQFSVMKMKNMYGKQVRGIERSTFILDDKGRLLNDWRGVKVDGHVREVLTYVEDNLANQPIVVTSA, from the coding sequence AGTTACTTCTACCAGTGAGAAACTATTCAGACTGTTATCCGAAGTAAGCAAAAACAAATATCTAGTTCTCTTTTTTTACCCGAAAGACGATACACCTGGATGTACCAATGAATGTCAGCAATTTAGGGATAGCTATGCTGACTTTCGTCAGCTTGGTTGTGAAATTGTCGGTGTATCACGAGATAGTTTAAAATCACATATAAAATTCAAGCAAAAATATAATTTGCCATTTGAATTATTAAGTGATCCTGACGAAACGGTATGTCAGCAGTTTTCGGTAATGAAAATGAAAAATATGTATGGTAAGCAGGTGCGCGGAATAGAACGCAGTACTTTCATACTGGATGATAAAGGTCGACTACTCAATGATTGGCGGGGTGTCAAAGTAGATGGTCATGTGCGGGAAGTATTGACATATGTAGAAGATAATCTTGCTAATCAACCTATTGTGGTAACAAGTGCTTGA
- a CDS encoding malate dehydrogenase — MIPSPIRVAITGAAGQIGYSLLFRIAAGDMLGNDQTISLRLLDIPTSANALNGVLMELQDCAFPLLADVSITHDPLVAFDQVDLAILVGARPRSKGMERKDLLTANGEIFSKQGQILNQVAKRNAKILVVGNPANTNAYIAMKNAPDLPIENFSAMLRLDHNRALSQLAIKLDQPVKQFRKMVVWGNHSSTQLPDLYHAEVNGDRVTRWINDSSWIEDFFVPTIQQRGAKVIEARGLSSAASAANAAINHMRDWIFGTSQDDWVTMGVPSDGSYGIPEGVIYGFPVTCADGKYSIVKGLDIHSAYRDKLYSSYQELIEEQRVIKHLLPQ, encoded by the coding sequence TTGATACCCTCACCAATACGTGTCGCCATTACTGGTGCGGCAGGACAGATTGGCTATAGTCTATTGTTTCGAATTGCCGCTGGCGACATGCTTGGGAACGACCAAACTATCAGTCTTCGGCTGCTTGATATTCCAACGTCTGCCAACGCATTAAATGGTGTTCTAATGGAGCTTCAGGATTGTGCATTCCCCCTGCTGGCCGATGTCAGTATAACTCATGATCCCTTAGTGGCATTTGATCAGGTTGATCTTGCTATACTCGTTGGAGCACGTCCTCGCAGCAAGGGAATGGAACGAAAGGATTTATTAACAGCCAACGGTGAAATTTTCAGCAAACAAGGCCAAATTCTGAATCAGGTTGCCAAGCGAAATGCAAAAATTCTAGTCGTGGGCAATCCTGCTAATACCAACGCCTACATTGCCATGAAGAACGCACCTGATTTACCCATCGAAAATTTTTCTGCAATGCTGCGCTTGGATCACAATCGAGCGCTTTCCCAACTGGCGATAAAATTAGATCAGCCTGTTAAACAATTCAGAAAAATGGTGGTGTGGGGGAATCATTCCTCAACGCAGCTTCCGGATTTGTATCACGCTGAAGTGAATGGAGATCGTGTAACGCGATGGATCAACGACTCGTCCTGGATTGAAGACTTTTTTGTTCCAACCATACAGCAGCGCGGGGCAAAAGTAATTGAAGCACGGGGGCTGTCGAGTGCAGCAAGTGCCGCTAACGCCGCCATTAATCACATGCGCGATTGGATATTTGGCACCAGTCAGGATGACTGGGTTACCATGGGCGTCCCATCAGATGGTAGTTACGGTATTCCTGAGGGGGTTATTTACGGTTTTCCAGTAACCTGCGCAGATGGCAAATACAGCATTGTAAAAGGACTGGATATCCATTCTGCCTATCGTGATAAATTGTACTCCAGCTACCAGGAGTTAATTGAAGAGCAACGTGTAATCAAGCACTTGTTACCACAATAG
- a CDS encoding TonB-dependent receptor produces MYVFRMGKQERHKTCQLLWQILFSMLLILAGGVALADESIPAAPCVIIAARAVSVEGITEYRRSGESHWRRVELGTVFCPGDWVSVRAHSRVALRFSNDSMLRFDQKTSVIITAPAKTESATLLELLEGKLHIITRTPRPFRIKTPIINAGVEGTEFLIDSDLDQVRIVVYEGKVSASNAHGSVLLADQESAITLRDQAPRKAEMVRPVDAVQWALYYPAVIDHRLDRGIFSESATLIWQQVLDYYRQGQLQSALELLGEMDSSERTAGLLTFRAGLLLSVGRVMEARDSIDAAQRLESGNSNAYALQAIIAVVQNDKGAALALANQAVEHDPASPVAKLALSYVQQAHFDIEAALASVETAVSLDEQSALAWSRLAELRMADGDLDRALEAAQQAVRLDPRLGRTQAMLGFAHLLRIDMQQAKAAFNQAIIFDQADPLPRLGLGLALVREGKLEAGRIEIEIAASLDPANSLIRSYLGKAYFEEKRYGLAGTQFDLARLRDPLDPTPWLYDAIQKQTQNRPIEALHDIQQSIGLNNNRAVYRSKLLLDQDQAARGSSLARIYDNLGFEKRALMETAKSLSFDPSSHSAHRFLSDAYANIPRHEIARTSELLQAQLLQPINVNPVQPRMAVADLNIITGTGLSAPGFNEFAPLMERNKPQLVASGMLGSNGTLGDEVVASALFDRASISVGQLHYQTKGFRPNNDQTHNVYNAFMQYAVTPKFNVQAEFRRRESEHGDLPQDFDPRIFNPNSHREINEYVARAGARYALSQNQDLLFSGRYLDRSEKPSRNADFTRLYGFQTEAQHLFRSKHFNSVLGGGVYRLDNDVYRNNVYMYSNFLLLKNLTATLGLSHDDSRIVFNEDTKKQTSKLNPKIGVQWDILEDLRLRFAWFEMTKPHLIAQQTLEPTQIAGFNQFFDDLNGSESRRVGIGLDSRLAKQFYTGMEISERAMHVPQFERMLSSEIVEFEKQKEQILRGYLYHTPHPYWAFRSEIQFERFTRNDVKNQIKLDKQDPVAIETLSVPLSAEYFHPTGVFARFTSTFVSQDLKRKADSKNAGFDSFFLLDLHAGFRLPRRRGILSFEIKNLLDEKFFFRSWNFYQSEFTAPRFLPERTFLLRATFNF; encoded by the coding sequence ATGTACGTCTTCCGTATGGGAAAACAGGAACGACACAAAACCTGCCAACTTTTATGGCAGATTTTGTTCAGCATGCTGCTCATTCTTGCTGGTGGTGTCGCGCTCGCAGATGAATCAATTCCTGCTGCTCCTTGCGTCATCATCGCAGCGCGCGCGGTCTCAGTCGAAGGAATTACGGAATATCGTCGCAGTGGCGAATCTCACTGGCGTAGAGTGGAACTGGGTACCGTCTTTTGCCCGGGTGATTGGGTCAGTGTGCGTGCGCACAGTCGTGTGGCGCTGCGTTTCAGCAATGACAGCATGCTGCGATTCGATCAGAAAACCTCCGTGATCATCACTGCGCCTGCCAAGACGGAGTCCGCCACGTTGTTGGAACTGCTGGAAGGCAAGTTGCACATCATCACCCGCACACCCAGGCCTTTCAGGATCAAAACACCCATTATCAATGCCGGCGTTGAAGGTACGGAGTTTCTTATTGATTCCGATCTCGATCAGGTCCGCATCGTGGTTTATGAGGGGAAAGTCAGCGCGAGCAATGCACACGGCAGTGTATTGCTGGCAGATCAGGAATCCGCCATTACATTGAGAGATCAGGCGCCTCGCAAGGCGGAGATGGTTCGCCCGGTGGATGCGGTGCAGTGGGCACTTTATTATCCGGCTGTCATCGATCATCGGCTGGATAGGGGGATATTTTCTGAATCTGCGACGTTGATCTGGCAACAGGTTCTCGACTATTACCGGCAAGGTCAGCTGCAGTCAGCGCTGGAACTCCTGGGTGAAATGGATTCATCTGAGCGGACAGCAGGACTGCTGACCTTCCGTGCCGGTTTGCTGCTGTCGGTTGGACGTGTGATGGAGGCCAGAGACAGTATCGATGCGGCACAACGGCTCGAATCTGGTAACAGCAACGCCTATGCCCTGCAAGCCATCATCGCTGTCGTGCAGAATGACAAAGGCGCCGCACTCGCTCTGGCAAACCAGGCGGTTGAGCATGATCCGGCATCGCCGGTTGCCAAACTCGCTTTATCCTACGTACAACAGGCACATTTTGACATCGAAGCGGCGCTTGCCAGTGTTGAGACAGCCGTTAGCCTGGATGAACAATCCGCACTTGCATGGTCGCGGTTGGCGGAATTGCGGATGGCTGATGGTGATCTCGATCGCGCACTGGAAGCTGCGCAGCAGGCGGTTCGCCTCGATCCGCGTCTGGGCAGAACTCAGGCCATGCTCGGATTCGCGCATCTGCTACGTATCGATATGCAGCAGGCCAAGGCTGCATTCAATCAGGCCATAATATTCGATCAGGCCGATCCCCTGCCGCGACTGGGGTTGGGGCTTGCGCTGGTGCGTGAAGGCAAACTTGAGGCCGGGCGTATCGAGATCGAAATTGCTGCGAGCCTTGATCCTGCCAATTCACTGATTCGCAGCTATCTTGGTAAAGCCTATTTTGAAGAGAAACGTTATGGCCTTGCCGGTACCCAGTTTGATCTTGCCCGGCTGCGTGATCCGCTTGATCCGACTCCCTGGCTATATGATGCCATCCAGAAACAGACACAGAACCGGCCGATAGAAGCACTGCACGATATCCAGCAATCGATCGGGCTGAACAATAATCGCGCGGTCTATCGCTCAAAGCTACTGCTCGACCAGGATCAGGCCGCACGCGGATCGAGTCTGGCACGTATTTACGACAATCTCGGTTTTGAAAAACGCGCGCTGATGGAAACTGCAAAATCGCTAAGTTTTGATCCTTCCAGCCATTCCGCACACCGTTTTCTGTCGGATGCCTATGCCAATATTCCACGCCATGAAATCGCCCGCACCAGTGAACTGCTGCAGGCGCAACTGCTACAGCCGATCAACGTCAACCCGGTACAGCCGCGCATGGCGGTTGCTGATCTCAACATCATCACCGGCACCGGATTGTCGGCGCCGGGATTCAACGAATTTGCCCCGTTGATGGAGCGCAACAAGCCGCAACTGGTAGCGTCCGGCATGCTTGGCAGTAACGGCACATTGGGCGACGAAGTCGTCGCCTCCGCCCTGTTCGATCGCGCCTCGATCAGCGTAGGCCAGTTGCATTATCAGACCAAAGGGTTTCGCCCCAATAATGACCAGACACACAACGTTTACAATGCTTTCATGCAGTATGCGGTGACGCCAAAATTCAATGTACAGGCGGAATTCAGAAGACGGGAGTCGGAACATGGCGACCTGCCTCAGGATTTTGATCCCCGGATTTTTAATCCAAATTCACACAGAGAGATAAATGAGTATGTTGCGAGAGCTGGCGCAAGATATGCCCTGTCACAAAACCAGGATCTGCTTTTTTCTGGAAGATATCTGGATAGATCGGAGAAACCCAGCAGAAATGCGGATTTCACAAGACTATACGGCTTCCAGACCGAAGCTCAACATCTGTTCAGAAGTAAACATTTTAATTCTGTCCTGGGGGGCGGCGTTTACCGGCTTGACAATGATGTTTACCGGAACAATGTTTATATGTACTCAAATTTCCTCCTGCTCAAAAATTTGACAGCAACCTTGGGATTGAGTCATGACGATTCCAGGATTGTTTTCAATGAAGATACTAAAAAACAAACAAGTAAATTAAATCCCAAGATAGGGGTTCAGTGGGATATTCTGGAAGATTTGCGTTTGCGATTTGCCTGGTTTGAAATGACCAAACCGCATCTGATCGCTCAACAAACATTGGAACCCACCCAGATTGCAGGCTTTAACCAGTTCTTTGATGATCTCAACGGATCAGAATCCCGTCGTGTCGGTATCGGCCTGGATTCACGGTTGGCGAAGCAGTTTTATACCGGGATGGAAATCTCGGAACGAGCCATGCATGTCCCTCAATTTGAGCGAATGCTATCATCGGAAATCGTTGAATTTGAGAAACAGAAAGAACAGATTTTACGCGGATATCTCTACCATACCCCGCATCCTTACTGGGCATTTCGCAGCGAGATACAATTTGAAAGATTTACGCGAAATGATGTTAAGAATCAAATCAAATTGGATAAGCAGGATCCGGTAGCGATTGAAACATTAAGCGTGCCTTTGTCAGCCGAGTATTTTCATCCCACAGGGGTTTTTGCGCGGTTTACTTCTACATTTGTCAGTCAGGACCTGAAACGCAAGGCAGATAGTAAAAATGCTGGTTTCGACTCTTTCTTTCTACTGGATTTACATGCTGGTTTCAGGTTACCCCGGCGCCGGGGAATCCTCAGCTTTGAAATCAAAAATCTGCTCGACGAAAAGTTTTTCTTCAGAAGCTGGAATTTTTATCAATCTGAATTTACAGCGCCTCGATTCTTGCCGGAGCGCACGTTTTTACTGAGAGCAACATTTAATTTTTGA
- a CDS encoding Crp/Fnr family transcriptional regulator, with translation MSISTRTNHFLADSPPLLFEAVRELQEFFSDNPEKIGQSCHQQRYAAGEEIVRYHDKSNSVFFILEGTIRIHYYALSGDEVILCDLPAGEMFGELTAIDGLPRSAAAVAKTNALLASMSGKAFLELIHASPDFCTEILKRLAGQVRRLTERVYDHTLCVRHRIHVELLRLAKIHMVSANSAVINPVPTHAELACFISTHREAVTRELNDLTRDGLIQRNGHTLGVPDVAKLENMVNKIRGAAA, from the coding sequence ATGAGTATATCTACCCGCACCAATCATTTTTTAGCTGATTCGCCTCCATTGCTATTCGAGGCCGTCAGGGAGCTTCAGGAATTTTTTTCAGATAACCCGGAAAAAATCGGGCAATCATGCCATCAACAGCGCTACGCCGCAGGTGAGGAGATTGTGCGTTATCACGACAAATCCAACAGTGTCTTTTTCATTCTGGAAGGGACGATTCGCATTCATTATTATGCGTTATCCGGCGATGAGGTGATCCTGTGTGATTTGCCAGCGGGAGAGATGTTTGGTGAACTGACGGCGATTGATGGACTGCCTCGATCCGCAGCGGCTGTCGCCAAAACCAATGCACTGTTGGCCTCCATGTCTGGCAAAGCTTTTCTGGAATTGATTCATGCCAGCCCCGATTTTTGTACCGAAATTCTGAAGCGCCTTGCGGGTCAGGTACGACGGCTGACAGAACGTGTATACGATCACACGCTCTGTGTGCGGCATCGCATTCATGTTGAACTGTTGCGGCTGGCGAAAATCCACATGGTTTCAGCCAATTCTGCCGTCATCAATCCGGTTCCAACGCACGCGGAACTGGCGTGTTTCATCAGCACACATCGGGAAGCGGTGACTCGTGAGCTGAATGATTTGACCCGGGATGGACTGATTCAGCGCAATGGGCACACGTTGGGCGTGCCGGATGTTGCAAAACTGGAGAACATGGTTAACAAGATTCGCGGTGCGGCAGCGTAG
- the gshB gene encoding glutathione synthase: MKLAFILDPLDTLNPRKDSSYAMMLEAHARQHQIYVLQQGDIIWRSGVVTGFARKLDFVDPSIRGNVWYQQEERQELALAEFDAVLMRKDPPFDMEYVYSTYLLELAEEQGAFVINRPRAIRDHNEKLAIMEFAPFIPPSLVTRQEALIRDFLAEHKDIILKPLDGMGGASIFRVHSTDHNIGVIIETLTHYGTRTIMVQRFLPEIVEGDKRILLIAGQPVAQALARKPKPGETRGNLAAGGTGIAQPLSPRDREIAEMLGEILYRRGLMLVGLDVIGDYVTEINVTSPTGMQEITVQSGINVAGLMIDALENSIRIRNT, translated from the coding sequence ATGAAACTGGCTTTCATTCTCGATCCACTCGATACCCTCAATCCCAGGAAAGATTCGAGTTACGCAATGATGCTCGAAGCGCATGCCCGTCAGCATCAGATTTATGTGCTTCAGCAAGGGGATATCATCTGGAGGAGTGGGGTAGTCACAGGTTTTGCCCGCAAACTCGACTTTGTCGATCCTTCCATCAGGGGCAATGTCTGGTATCAGCAGGAAGAGCGTCAGGAATTGGCGCTTGCGGAGTTCGACGCGGTGCTGATGCGCAAGGATCCACCGTTCGACATGGAGTATGTTTACAGCACTTATTTATTGGAGCTGGCCGAGGAGCAAGGTGCATTTGTAATCAACCGCCCCCGGGCCATCCGTGATCACAACGAAAAGCTTGCCATCATGGAGTTTGCGCCGTTCATTCCGCCGTCTCTGGTGACGCGGCAGGAAGCCCTCATTCGTGATTTTCTGGCTGAACATAAAGATATCATTCTCAAACCACTCGATGGCATGGGCGGCGCCAGTATTTTTCGGGTGCATAGCACCGATCACAATATTGGTGTAATCATTGAAACGCTCACCCACTACGGAACACGTACCATCATGGTGCAGCGTTTTCTGCCGGAAATTGTGGAAGGGGATAAGCGAATATTGCTGATTGCCGGTCAACCGGTCGCACAGGCGCTTGCGCGCAAACCCAAACCCGGAGAAACACGCGGCAATCTTGCCGCTGGTGGTACGGGAATTGCGCAACCTTTATCACCTCGTGATCGGGAAATTGCTGAAATGCTCGGCGAAATTCTATATCGGCGTGGATTGATGCTGGTTGGGCTGGACGTGATCGGAGATTATGTGACAGAAATCAATGTCACCAGCCCCACCGGAATGCAGGAAATTACTGTGCAAAGCGGCATCAACGTGGCGGGTCTAATGATCGACGCGCTGGAAAATAGCATTCGCATACGCAACACCTGA
- the gshA gene encoding glutamate--cysteine ligase produces MPTPHLTADLSGPIFDLEKRILDAMPTIEHWLRKQWIEHAVPFYCSVDLRNSGFKLAPVDTNLFPGGFNNLNQTFIPLCVQAMMTAVEKICPDASNILLIPENHTRNTFYLQNVATLQAIMQQAGLNVRIGSLLSEITQPTPITLPNGDTLLLEPVERSGNRLRTSNFDPCAILLNNDLSGGVPALLQNLQQIILPPLHAGWATRRKSLHFSAFDTVAQDFSELIGIDPWLINPYFTSCGKVNFHEKQGEDCVAAAVDEILREIQEKYTQYGVKEKPFVIVKADSGTYGMGIMSIKDSNEVYQLNRKQRNKMATVKEGLQVSNVLVQEGVYTFESINQAVAEPVIYMIDRYVVGGFYRVHTGRGVDENLNAPGMHFEPLAFDTTCVQPDRAAQPDAVPNRFYAYGVIARLALLAAAIELERYTQQTAALSIATTR; encoded by the coding sequence ATGCCGACGCCCCATCTTACCGCTGATTTGAGCGGCCCTATCTTTGATCTGGAAAAACGTATTCTCGACGCCATGCCAACCATTGAACACTGGTTGCGCAAGCAATGGATCGAGCATGCGGTTCCTTTTTATTGTTCGGTTGATCTGCGTAATAGTGGCTTCAAGCTTGCGCCAGTGGATACCAATCTTTTTCCAGGCGGGTTCAATAATCTGAACCAGACATTCATCCCGTTATGTGTACAGGCGATGATGACCGCAGTTGAAAAGATTTGTCCGGATGCGAGCAATATTCTGCTGATACCGGAAAATCATACCCGTAACACCTTTTATCTGCAGAATGTTGCTACGTTGCAGGCGATCATGCAGCAGGCGGGGTTGAATGTCCGTATTGGCTCGCTGTTGTCGGAAATCACACAGCCTACACCGATCACCCTGCCCAATGGAGATACGCTGCTGCTGGAACCCGTCGAGCGCAGCGGCAACCGGCTGCGTACCAGCAATTTCGATCCCTGCGCGATTCTGCTCAATAATGATCTATCTGGCGGGGTGCCTGCCCTTCTTCAGAATCTGCAACAGATTATTCTGCCGCCATTGCATGCAGGCTGGGCAACGCGCCGGAAGTCATTGCACTTTAGCGCCTTCGATACGGTAGCGCAGGATTTTTCTGAACTGATCGGCATTGATCCATGGCTGATCAACCCTTACTTCACCTCATGCGGCAAGGTGAATTTTCACGAGAAACAAGGAGAAGATTGCGTCGCCGCTGCAGTCGATGAAATCCTGCGGGAGATCCAGGAAAAATATACGCAGTACGGTGTCAAGGAAAAACCGTTTGTCATTGTCAAGGCAGATTCCGGGACTTACGGCATGGGAATCATGAGCATCAAGGACAGCAACGAGGTTTATCAGCTCAACCGCAAGCAACGCAACAAAATGGCTACGGTCAAGGAAGGCCTGCAGGTCAGCAATGTGCTGGTACAGGAAGGGGTCTATACCTTTGAGAGCATCAACCAGGCCGTAGCTGAGCCGGTCATTTACATGATTGATCGTTATGTGGTTGGCGGTTTTTACCGAGTTCACACTGGCCGTGGTGTCGATGAAAATCTCAATGCACCAGGCATGCATTTTGAACCACTGGCATTTGACACCACCTGCGTTCAGCCAGACCGTGCCGCCCAACCGGATGCGGTTCCCAATCGATTTTATGCCTACGGAGTCATTGCCAGACTGGCGCTGCTGGCTGCTGCCATTGAGCTGGAACGTTATACACAGCAGACTGCTGCACTGTCGATAGCCACAACCCGATGA
- the serB gene encoding phosphoserine phosphatase SerB, producing the protein MNLIIQGTEIENSDLRALAKLAGASQIERITGEAFRMLDAQPHPEIESFCKQTTLDFAFVPPGKKLADFGLVVMDMDSTLLAIESIDEIADFHGIKAEVAAITQSTMRGEINFAESITRRAALLEGLPESVLQRVYDERLRLSLGAEKMLQCMQSVGIKTMVVSGGFTFFTERIMKRLGLDYAFANTLDIQNGKLTGKVLGNIIGATAKGEILKQKRDALGLSKEQVIAIGDGANDIKMLGAAGVGIAFHAKPVVQAQATYCLNHVGLDGVLNLFG; encoded by the coding sequence ATGAATCTGATCATTCAAGGAACCGAAATAGAAAACAGCGACTTGCGGGCGCTGGCCAAACTGGCCGGGGCGAGTCAGATCGAGCGCATAACGGGAGAAGCATTCCGAATGCTCGATGCGCAACCGCATCCGGAGATTGAATCTTTTTGCAAGCAGACTACTCTCGACTTTGCATTCGTGCCGCCAGGAAAAAAACTGGCTGATTTTGGTCTGGTAGTCATGGATATGGATTCTACATTGCTGGCGATCGAGTCTATCGATGAAATCGCCGATTTTCATGGGATCAAAGCTGAAGTTGCAGCCATTACGCAAAGCACCATGCGCGGAGAGATCAATTTTGCGGAGAGCATTACTCGTCGCGCTGCATTGCTTGAAGGTCTGCCAGAAAGTGTGCTGCAAAGAGTTTATGACGAACGGCTACGATTGAGTCTGGGTGCGGAAAAAATGCTGCAATGCATGCAATCAGTTGGGATCAAGACGATGGTGGTTTCCGGTGGCTTTACCTTTTTTACCGAGCGGATCATGAAGCGTCTGGGGCTGGATTATGCTTTTGCTAACACACTCGACATTCAGAATGGCAAACTAACCGGGAAAGTGCTGGGCAATATCATCGGCGCAACCGCCAAGGGGGAGATTCTCAAGCAAAAACGAGATGCACTGGGGCTATCCAAAGAGCAGGTGATTGCCATCGGTGATGGTGCGAACGATATCAAAATGCTGGGTGCGGCAGGAGTGGGCATCGCTTTTCATGCTAAACCGGTAGTGCAGGCGCAGGCTACTTATTGCCTCAACCACGTGGGGTTGGATGGTGTACTGAATCTTTTCGGGTAA